The DNA sequence GTAGGCCTCGCAGGTATTGGTATGTTGTTTATTGGTGTGCCATTTTTTGCCATGGATCAAAGCAACAGCGTTGCTGAAGTAAACGGACAAGATATTTCATACAACCAGTTCCAGCGCGCAGTAGGCGATATTCAACGCAATAATCCTGATCTTCCATTACAACAAGCCGAGAGTGAAGCAATGCGCCAACTCATCAGCCAGTTGGTGCTGAGCGAACATGTTGGCAAAACTGGATTCCACTACCCTGACCAAGCACTTTACGAGACAATTAAAGAGCGCTTTAACGACGAAACGGAATACCAGCACTTTTTGAACCGTATTGGGATGGACGCTGCAAACTACGAGCGCCTAGTACGCCATGATATGGCCACGCAAACGTACTACAGTATGCTGGCACAAGCGCAACGCAGTCAGCCAATTATCGCTGATACCTTTATCAAAAATATTGCTCAAAACCGCTCATTCAGTATCGTCCGCCTGCCTATTGCTGATGCCATGTCTAAGGCCAAGGTTAACGATGCCGATATTCAAGCTTATTACGATGAACACCACGAAGCATTGATGCAGCCACCAGAAGTTGCATTAAATTATGTTCTTTTTGATATTGCCACTCTGGCTGATCCAAGCAAAGTAAGCCCGCAAGCACTGGAACAAGCGCGTTCAGAATTACTCGCCAAGTCCTCAAAGCGTGATGGTGATTACTTATTATTTGATGAAAAATCCAGCGCCGAGAAAGCCCATCAAGAGCTGCTTGATGGTGTAGATTTGGCCACAATCACTGCAGCAATTGATGATGGTTCGGAAAGTGGCGAGCATGGTAAATTCAATTTGCACAGCCAAGGGGAAGGGCTTTCTCAAAAGGCAGATGATGCACTTTTTGCACTTGATAAAACGGGTGATATCTCACCTGTTCTCGATACAGATTATGGATTTATGATTGTCGTTGCAGGCCAAATTCAGCAAGGTGACGTTCCAGACGATGAAACACTCCGCCAACAAATTGCCAACGAAAATGCCCAAGCACGCTACCATGAATTGACCAACAAAGCTTTTGATGCAGCCCAAAGTGGCTCAGATATCAAGCAAATTGCTGCTCTGCTAGGAGTTGAAGCCCAACAGACTGGCCTGTTTAACCAAGAGAACCCACCCAAGCCTTGGATGAACGAAGAAGATGTCGCACCACAATTGTTTGGTGAGCAACAAGTTGGCGTCGGTGAAATGGCACAGCCGGTTGCCTTAAGCGACGACCAGAGCGTTTTCTTCGCCATCAGTGAACGCCAAGACGCCAAGCTTCCTCCTTTGGCTGATATTCAAGCTGAAGTAAAAGCATTAGCCACTCAAGCTGCTGCAGAAAAACAACTCGATACTGCAGCTGATGAAGTGAAGGCACAATGGACTGATATACAGCCTCCAGAAGCACTTATCGCGCAGCACAATGGCAGCGTCACGCAATATACAGACCTCGCTCCGGGCCAACAGCAAAACAACCTTACTGAAGACACCCTACGCGCACTTTTCCAACAAAGTGAACAGGTAGCGATATTAAATGCTGACAATGGCGATAAGCTGATTGCCCGCCTTGATAGTGTATCCAGTGGTGAAATTGATGAGGCGATACAAAACTTCATCAGCACCCAGTGGCAACGACAAGAGCAGCTCTTAAACTACCAAGGTATGCTGAGCTGGCTCACTGAACATGCTGACATCAGAATCGAACGACAACCTACCCAATAAAAAGGCCATAACAACTTAGTACTATCTACACCATGACAGATTTAAAATAGTGAGCAATCTTATCTGCTTGTTCATACAGATCTATTATGGGCGATGTTATGATTTAAATATCGCAGCAGCGATATCACTAACAACAAAGGAGAGCATTATGAACTGGGATCAAATTATGGGTCAGTGGACTCAACTCAAAGGTAAAGCCAAACAACAATGGGGTAAGCTCACCGATGATGATTTAGATATTATCGATGGTAAGAAAGATGTTCTGATCGGTAAGCTGCAAGAGCGTTACGGCTACACAAAAGAAGAAGCTGAACGCGAAGCTGATAAGTTCGATTTCTAATTCAACGAAAGTCAGCCCGGTATCGCCGGGCTGACTTTTTTATTGTATGAACCTAATTATTGCCCTTTTCAGCGGCTCAATCATGACACTGGCATTCGCACCATTCTCACAATGGTACGTTGCCATCATTGGCATGCTTGCACTGTCATGGCTGTGGTTACGCCCGGAAACAACCCGCCCTGGTTTGACAGGGTTCTTTTTTGGGCTTGGCTATTTTGGTGTCGGTTTACACTGGGTATATATTAGCTTGTACTCATTTGGCGGTGCAGCGCTAAGCTTTGCCATTTTTGCCAATATTATTCTCATTCTTTTCCTCGCACTATTCCCAATGGTCACGGGCTGGCTACTCGGTAAAATCAGCAGATCCGCCACATTACTACGTATGCTTTTGATCCCATTCCTTTGGTGTCTAGGGGAACTCGCCAGAGCATACATTCTCACAGGCTTCCCATGGCTCAGCCTCGGCTATAGTCAACTCGGCGCACCTCTGGATGGCCTTGCTCCAATTACCGGCGTATTTGGCATTTCACTGGCAGTTGCCATGATTGCAAGCCTCATTGCGTATGCATGGATCACGCACCAAAAAGCCCCCATTCTTTTTGCGCTTATTATTTTAGCTACCGTCTATATCAGCCGTACACTGCACTTCACCAACCCCGTTGGCAATCGACTCTCCGTTGCCTTGGTGCAAGGTAATATCGCGCAGACGATTAAATTTAACCCAGCCCATATGCTGGAAGGGCTTGAAAAATACGTCACACTCTCAGCAAACCGCCATGAAAGCGTCATTATATGGCCAGAAACGGCAATTCCTTTTTTGGAAAGCGACGTCACAGATAGTCATATAAAAGAACTAAACACACTATTTTTAAGTAAAAATCAGACACTTGTTACCGGTATTCCTTCTGGCAGCTGGGAAGAAGAGCGGTTTTTTAACAGCGTTATCGCTTTAGGTAGAGGCGAAGGCCGTTACGACAAACATCATTTATTGCCCTTCGGCGAGTTCATTCCGATGCGAACTTTCCTGAATTTCTTTAATGATTTTGTTGAGATCCCTTTTAATGATTTCTCTCGTGGTGATGCCAAGCAGCCACCCATGATCACAAACGGTATTCGCGCTGGCGTCTCGATTTGTTTTGAAGCGGCATTTGGCCGAGACATACGCCACGCTATGCCTGAAGCCCAGTACCTGATCAACATCAGCAACGATAGCTGGTTTAAAGATTCCATCGCAGCAGACCAACATCTGCAAATGGCCCAGATGCGCTCCCGAGAGCTCGAGCGCGAGACAGCACGCGCAACCAACGATGGCATCACTACTATCATCGACGCACGCGGTAATTTACGCAAACGCCTTCCCCGTTTTGAAGCCGCCGTGCTATCCGGCTATATCCAGCCACATATTGGTACAACGCCTTATGCTCGTTATGGCAATACCATCTTTGTCGTGATGATGGCTCTCTATGCTATGATGCTTGGTCTGTTCACCTTAACTTTAAGATCGCATGCAAGCACAGTACCAAGCCAACATCATCGAACCTGATATTCAGGAAAACTGGGGAAAACAACGCGCCTTTGAGGCCAAGCCTGACGACACGCGCGAAAAATTCTATTGCCTTTCCATGTTCCCCTACCCTTCCGGGAAACTGCACATGGGGCACGTCCGCAACTATACGATTGGCGACGTTATCAGCCGCTATCAGCGCATGCTCGGTAAAAACGTCCTACAACCCATGGGTTGGGATGCATTCGGCCTGCCTGCAGAAAATGCCGCGATTGACCGCCAAGTAGCCCCCGCTGAATGGACTTACAGCAACATCGCAGATATGCGCGGACAACTCAACCGACTTGGCTTTGCCTTCGATTGGTCTCGTGAGCTCGCAACTTGCCACCCTGAATACTACCGCTGGGAACAATGGCTATTCACGCGCTTATACGAAAAAGGCATCATTTACCGTAAGAATGGCACAGTTAACTGGGATCCTGTCGAGCACACTGTACTCGCCAACGAGCAAGTCGTCGACGGTAAAGGCTGGCGCAGCGGTGTACCGGTTGAGCGCCGTGAAATCCCGATGTATTATTTCAACATCACAGCTTATGCAGATGAGCTACTTGACGACCTTGATCAGCTTGAAGGCTGGCCTGATCAAGTTAAAACCATGCAGCGCAACTGGATCGGCAAATCACGCGGTATGGATGTCGTATTCCCTTATGCCGAAGGTGAGGGAAAACTGACTGTTTTCACTACCCGTCCGGATACACTGATGGGCGCTACTTATTGTGCCGTAGCAGCCGAACATCCACTTGCCACACAAATGGCTGAGAACAATCCTGAACTTGCCGCATTCATCAAGGAATGCCGCCAGCAAGGTGGTGTTTCAGAAGCGGAACGTGCCAAGCAAGAGAAAAAAGGCATGTTCAGTGGTGCGTATGTTCTCCATCCACTCACTGATGAAAAAGTACCTGTATGGGTCGCTAACTACGTCCTGATGGATTACGGCGAGGGTGCGGTTATGGCAGTTCCTGCGCATGACCAGCGTGACTTCGAATTTGCCACCCAGTACGACCTTACTATCAAGCAGGTTATCAACACTGGCAAAGATGACACTCTGCCAAGCACTGAGCACGGCACACTCATTAACTCTAATGAGTTCGATGGTATGGACTTTGACACGGCTTTCAATGCCATCGCCAAAGTACTCACTGAAAAAGAACTCGGCAAAACCACTATTCAATACCGCCTGCGTGACTGGGGTATTTCCCGTCAGCGTTATTGGGGCTGCCCAATTCCAGTGGTTCATACCGATGAACACGGTGACGTTCCGGTTGCAGACAAAGATCTTCCCGTCCGCTTGCCTGAAAACCTGATCCCCGATGGCAGCGGCAACCCACTCTCAAAGCTTGATGACTTTACACGTGCGAGCAGCCCGATCGACGGTAGCCCTGCACGACGCGAAACAGACACCATGGATACTTTCGTTGAGTCGAGCTGGTACTTTGCTCGCTACTGCTGCGCCAAAAATAGCGAACAGATGCTTGATGAAGAGGCCAATTACTGGCTGCCTGTCGACCAATACATCGGCGGTATTGAGCACGCCATTCTCCACCTTCTCTATGCGCGCTTCTTCACCAAGCTACTGCGTGATGAAGGTCTGCTCAAAATTGACGAGCCATTTAAGCGTCTGCTCACTCAAGGTATGGTACTGGCACAAACGTGGTATCGCGATGGAGCGGATGGTCGCAAGCAATGGTTCAACCCTGCAGACGTCGAGCCAATCACTGATGAAAAAGGCCGGATCACCGGCGGCACCCTCATCGCAGATGGCCAGCCGGTCAATTATGGTGGCATGGAAAAGATGTCCAAATCCAAAAACAACGGTATTGATCCAGCCAGTTTGGTACAGCAATACGGTGCTGATACTGCACGTCTCTATACCATGTTTGCAGCGCCACCGGAGTCCACACTCGAATGGTCGGATAACGGAGTGGAAGGAGCACACCGCTTCCTGAAGCGTCTGTGGGCTTATTGCCATGAGTTTAAAGACCAACTCGGCAATGAGCACAGCACTGACAGCAGTACACTCGACGAAAAGCACCAAGCGATTCGCCGCGACATCCATGAACAAATCCGCTCAGCCCGCTTCGACTACCAGCGCAGCCAATTCAACACTGTCGTCTCTGCTGCCATGAAATTGCTCAATACCCTTGGTGACATTGAGCCTGGCAATGAAGCATTGCGCAATGAAGGCGTACGCACACTGCTACTGATTTTGGCACCAATTGTGCCACACATCACGCAGCAATTATGGGTCGATCTCGGCTATGGTGAGAGTATTCTGGACGTTGCATTGCCTGAAGTGGATGAATCCGCGCTCAAGCAGGATAAACTCACTCTTGTCGTGCAAATCAACGGCAAACGCCGTGGTGAAATCACCGTCCCGGCTGATATGGGTAAAGACGACATTATTGCCACAGCACAAGCTGATGAAACCCTTGCCAAGCACCTTGAAGGCACAACTTTGCGCAAAGCGATTGTCGTACCAAATAAGCTAGTCAACTTGGTGGTTGGCTAATCGACCCGACCAATCCGGCTTAAATCATGCCGGATTGGTCATTGACTCAAAGGTATACCATGAAAAAGATCCACATCTTTACCATCGTTTTATTGACAACATTCATTACTGCCTGCGGCTTCCATCTCAAAGGACAAGAGCAACATAGCACCAAAATTCACGCTATTTACCTTGACTGCGCATGTGACGACGCATTAGCTGAAAACATCGTCTCACAACTACAAGCACGCAATATTCAGCTGATTAGTGACCCAACCAACGGACTCGCTCTATCCATATCAAATGCTCGGGAAAACTCATTCAATACCGCTATCGGTGATAATGACCGGAGCAAAGAGGTTGAACTCACCATCGGATTCGATGCTCGAGTTGAACGTAATGGCAAATTTTTGGGCCAACGCCGTATAGAAAGTAGTGCCTATGTACAATACAACAGCGATACTTATCTCGGCAGCAGTGCTGAAGCTGCGGAAACACGCCACCGCTTACAACGAGAAAATACGGACAAGCTGATCCGCTTCCTCGAATCAGTAAGCGCGAAATAACTCAACCAATGAATATTCAAGCCGAGCAAGCCCCCCAGCACTTCGACAAGCAAAGCAGTACGCCCGTAACCTTAATCTACGGCGAAGAAACATTGCTCAATGTCGAAGCTGCTGATGCTTGGCGGCAATGTGTCCTAAAAGAAGGCTATAGCGAGCGCCAACGCCTCGACAGCGATGGTGGTTTCCGCTGGCCGACTCTACTCAATGAATTTGACACACCATCGCTGTTTGCCAGCAAACGCGCTATAGAGCTGCACAGTGACGATAAAAAGTTCAATAAAGCAGCCGGTGAAATACTCAAAGCGCTTGCCTCACGGCAATCTGACAGTATTCGCCTCCTGATCTACGCACCAAACCTTGAGAAACCGCATACCGCCGGTTGGTATAAAGCTTTATTTAACGGCCAAAATACCGTGGTGCAAAGTAAAGCCCTTTATCCCAGCACTCTGGCCCGACAAATAGACCAACGCTTGCGTAACGCCAAGCTACACCTCACAGAAGATGCATATCAGCGCCTGATGGATTATTGCCAAGGTAATTTGCTTGCCGCACAGCAGGCTATTGACCGACTCAAAATTCATCCTGAGCACAAAAGCGTCATAGGCCCTAATCTACTCAGCGATTTACTTTCAGATGTTTCACATTTTGGCGTATTTACCTTAAGTGACGCTTTACTCAGCGGGCACTGGCTCGAAGCATGGAAAATCACCAACAAACTGCGCGACGAACATGCTGACCAAGCAACGCTTGTCACATGGCTAATCCAGCGTGATATGAATACATTGCTGCAACTACACACCCTTCCCCCGCAGCAACACGGTGATATGTTCAAGCAATATCGGCTCTATAGCCCACAGCAACAGAAGCGCTACCAGCAAGCCAAGAAACGCTTTTCCCCGGCATTGATCCGGAACACACTAAAACTCTGCGCCAAGCTCGACCGCCTCACCAAAGGTGCCGAAGCTGGTGATTTTTGGCTCACACTCAGTCAGTACCTACTATTACTCGCTCAGCGCCATCATGCGACTCGTTAGTATGAGGTATCATAAATGCCGTATGTTTGCTGCACCCACTCCCTGCTTCGCTGGATTTTCAAGCCACGCAGCAATAAGCTATGATGTACTTTTTAACCTGACAAACATGCAAATGATTTCACCCCCCAAACATAATAGTTCTCTACTACGTGCGATATCGCATACTTGGCAAGAGATAGCATCTATTTGGGCGATGAGATTGTTTAGCGTGATAAACAACTCATAGCAGTATGGCTAACCCTTCGCCCCCACCTCTCAATCAAGCCATTGATGGCACCATCAGTCACTGGAATGATGAGAAAGGCTTCGGCTTTATCCAATACAAAGCCAAATCACCCGGTGTATTTTTCCATATATCCAGCTTTGCCTATCACCACAGCCGACCACAAAAAGGCAATAAAGTCGTTTTCATTGCTATGGAAAAAAATGGTCGCTATAGTGCACAACGCGTTGTACTGGCTAAAGATGCAGACAGCATCAACGGCGACAACATCATCGACAACACCCAACTGCCACCACATCTTGCGGAAGGTTTCATTTTCGCCCTGATCAGTATTTTTTTCTATGCTGCGTTAACCTATATTTCTGCACCGCTTGCCATTGCTTCATTGATCATCAGCAACCTGACCTATATGCTTTACAGCTTGGACAAGCAGGCCTCTCTTCAGCATCGTCAGCGCATCCCCGAAGCCAGCTTACACATTGCAGCCATACTTGGCGGCTGGCCTGGTGCTTTAATTGCCAGAGCGCTACTGCGCCATAAAACCAAGAAAATCCGCTTTGTCATCTTTTTTTGGCTGAGCATCATCATAAATTTTGCCGCACTTTACGCCCTGGTACTTTTTATTCCTGAGCATCTTGATTACTTCAACCATTACATCATGTCTTATTTGGGCTTTTAGTGCCGTAACATTGCTTGCACGAAAAGTTATTTGTATGATGCAGGTTTACCTTAATTGATCTAACACCATGAGTATCATTGCCCAACTGGGTCAGCAGGCAAAAAGCAGCGCGAGAATTCTTGCCAATGCAGGTAATCAGCAAAAAAGTGCTGCGCTACACGCTATTGCAGACAGCATCCTCACAATGCAGGATCAGATACAGCAAGCTAACCAAAAAGATTTGACTGCTGGTCGAGCCAAGGGCTTAAGCCCTGCGTTACTCGATCGACTGGAGCTGACGCCAGCAAGACTACAGAGCATGACTGACGGTATCCGCCAAATCGCCACGCTCAGCGATCCCGTTGGTGAAATCAGTAAAATGCGCACCAATGACAAAGGCCTGCAAATCGGCAGAATGCGCGTTCCACTCGGTGTTATCGGTATCATCTATGAATCACGCCCAAACGTCACGGCAGATGCTGCTGCACTGTGCCTCAAATCTGGCAATGCTGCCGTTTTACGTGGTGGCTCAGAGGCCATCCACAGCAACCGCGCCATCATGGCGGCTATTCAGCAAGGATTAGCCCAAGCAGGATTACCAGAACATGCCGTGCAGTTGGTCCCAGACACTGATCGTGCTTTGGTCGCAGAGTTACTCAATGCAGCAGAATATATTGACGTCATCATTCCACGCGGTGGCAAAGGATTGGTCAAGCTGGTCAGTGAGCAGGCAAAAATGCCGGTCATCAAGCATCTCGACGGCCTTTGCCACACTTATATCGATCAACACGCAGATATGAACAAAGCGCTGCGTATCGCCGATAACGCCAAAACCTACCGCTATGGTATCTGTGGCGCAACCGAGACGCTACTCGTCCATCAGGGCATTGCTGAAGCCTTTTTGCCACGCATTGCCGAGATTTACGCTGACAAAGGAGTGGAAATACGTGGCTGTGAACAAACCAGAGCCATTCTAAGCGCTCATACAGCTGAAATTAATCCAGCCAGCGATGATGATTGGTCCACTGAATACCTCGCGCCGGTGATTGCGATTAAAGTCGTTGCCGATTATGATGCCGCCTGCGCACACATCGACAAATACAGCTCAAAGCATACCGATGCCATTGTGACTGAGCATTTCAGCACCGCGCAACGCTTCTTGCGCGAAATTGATTCCGCTTCAGTCATGGTCAATACCCCAACTTGCTTTGCTGATGGCTATGAATATGGCCTCGGTGCAGAAATTGGCATCAGTACAGACAAAATACATTGGCGTGGTCCTGTCGGGCTTGAAGGGCTCACCGTAGAAAAATTCATCGTCATCAGTGATGGCGTTACCCGTTAAACAACATTATTTACACACAAAATTGGAATTTTATGAACGTAGAACAACTTAAAGAACTCGTCCACGCAAGCCTTGAAGACATGAAAGGCGTCGATATTCAGACCATCGAATTAGCTGGCAAAAGTGACATCGCCGATTACATGGTCGTCGTCAGTGGTACTTCTGATCGCCACTTGCACGCCATGGCAGACAAAGTCGTCACTGACAGTAAAGCAGCCGGCGTGCCACCAATTGGAGTAGAAGGCGAAGACAGCCGCGACTGGGTACTGGTTGACCTCGGCGACATCATCGTACATTTGATGCGCCCTGAGACGCGTGAACTCTATGCGCTGGACAAGCTGTGGTCATTGCCACCAACTCGCGGCTAAACCATTGAGATTCGATCTGTCATTGCGTACAGATCGATTTCCCGTCGCCTATACTTAACATCCACGACTGAGAAACAAATGATGCGCCCACTTTGGACCCTGACTTTACTCTGTGTACTCACCGCTTGTTCCACAGCCTACTATGGGACTATGGAAAAATTTGGTGTTTACAAACGCGATATCCTCGTTGACCGCGTCGTCTCGGCACGCGATGCGCAAGACGACGCAAAAGCCGAGTTTCAATCAGCACTAGAGCAATTTGGTTCAGTCGTGTCGTACAACGGTGGTGAGCTGGAAGCAACCTATAAGCGGCTTGATGATGCTTATAAGGACAGCGAGTCAGCAGCTAAGCGTGTTGATGAGCGCATTCGTGCCATAGAGCGCGTCGCAGAGGATTTATTTGACGAATGGGAAGATGAGCTCGACGAATACAGTAATGCTTCGCTACGCGCAGATAGTGAGCGACAACTGCGCGATACCCAGCGTGAATATCAGCGTCTTATCCGTGCGATGAAGGCCGTACAAGCGAAGATTCCACCTGTACTAACCGTATTCCACGATCAAGTACTTTACTTAAAGCACAATCTCAATGCCCGTGCAGTTGCCGCATTACGCGGTGAATATCGCAACGTCCAAGGCAATGTATCGCGCTTGCTAAACGAACTTGACGCATCTATTCGCGAGGCCGATCAATTTATTCAGCGTATGAAATACACTCAGGGTCAATAAATCACTTCCATGAAAAATGATCCTATTGCGCGCTATTCAACAGATTTTATTATCCGTTGTTGGCCTTTTTTACTGGTATTTGCTGTTTTTTCTATCGCTGGCTTAGCCGCACAAAGTTATTTTGGCAAAGTTGATCTGCATTTAATGCTGGTGACTAAAGGTACGCCGGCTTTGGATCACGCCTTTCAGTTTATTACCGACTTAGGAGACTTGCCTTTCGCATTGTTGGTTGCTGCAGTCATTGGCTGGCGCTATCGCTGGGGTGGGGTTGGCTTTTACGTCGTTGCCTGCTTATTACAGCTGATCATCGTGCAAGCACTCAAGCATGGACTGTTTGCCCATCATCTGCGGCCAATCCATTTCTTTCAAGAGATGGGCATCACGGTACACAGTATTGCCAGCGTTGATCAAGGCATGTACTTCCACTTCCCTTCGGGCCATACCGCGATGACTTTCACCGCCTTCTTGTGCCTGGCAACATTTAGTCACCGGCGCTGGTGGCAGTTCGTCTGTGGGCTGCTCGCTGTAGCCGTCGCCTATTCTCGGCTTTATCTCGCGCAGCACTTTATCCTTGATACCATCGCTGGCGCGACTATTGGCGTTCTATGCGTTATTGCTAGCTATTATGGCTGGCAAGCAATCGTCGCACGCAAGCAATTACGCGACAGTGAATCTAACCACATATAGCCCGGGCGAAACAAAAAGCCCGGCCATATAGCCGGGACTTGATGTTTCACAACAAGCTTGTGCGCTATTGCGCCTTACCTGAAGGAGCTTGCGCTTTCTTTGCTTCTTTTTCCGCTTTACGCTGCTCAATCAAATCAGGGACTTCACCGCCAATATGCGTCTCACCACGTGCTTTAGCGAGCTGAATTTGGCGTTCACGCTCGCGGAATCGCGCACGCTGCTCCTCAGTTGCCTTATCGATGCAATGCGGGCAGGACTCACCACGCACATACGCAGCACTTTGCTTGTCTTCTTCTGTAATTGGCATACGACAGGCGTAGCACTGGTCATACTGCCCTTTTTCAAGCTTATGGTTTACGGCAACGCGGTTATCGAAGACGAAACACTCTCCTTCCCATAAAGACTCTTCTTCCGGTACTTCTTCCAAATATTTCAGGATGCCACCTTCAAGATGATAAACCTCATCAAAGCCTTGCTGCTTCAGGTACGCAGTCGATTTTTCACAGCGAATACCACCTGTGCAGAACATTGCCACTTTCTTGTGCTTCTTGGGGTCAAGGTGCTCTTGCACATACTCGGGAAACTCACGGAAAGACTCGGTATGCGGATTGACGGCATGCTTGAACGTACCAATCTGTACTTCATAATCATTGCGCGTATCAATCAACACCACATCAGGATCAGAGATCAGCGCATTCCAATCTTTTGGCTTCACGTAGCGCCCAACGGACTGCAATGGATCAATACCTTCCACACCAAGAGTGACGATTTCTTTTTTCAGCTTAACCTTGGTACGGTAGAAGGGCTGTTCATCAGTAAATGATTCTTTATAGTCAAAGCTACCAATCGCAGGAATAGTGCGCAGATAATCAAGTACGGCATCAATACCGGCTCGGCTGCCTGCAATCGTGCCATTAATGCCTTCATGGGCAATCAATAGTGTGCCTTTGACGTCATGCGCAAGCATGGTATCGCGAATGGCTTCACGGTAATCGGCAAAATCAGGGAAAGGGGTAAATTTATACAATGCGGTGACGACAATATCACCATTTGAGGCTTCACTCATGTTGTTCTCCTGCTCGCTGAAGCGTAAGTTCAGTGCATCGGTTAATGGAAGGAATCTATAGATTCTGGAAATTCAGGACTGAATTTTAAAGCTTTTATTTCGAAAGGCAAGTAAGGCGTGCCTTATTGCATGACACACTCACGAACCTAATTGACAGCAAACAAGGTAGGGCTGGTTTTTTAGCTATGCTCAGCCCAGTAGATCACTGAAAAATTGCCGGCGCCAGCCGCGATCAATTTTGCATTCGCCAGCCTCGCCAGCTGCGAAATAGCGTAGATTTTTTTGAGTACTCAGCATATCTACATGAATACCCAACACTTCAGCCACTTCATGACTGCGCTTATCCAGCCGGTTAAACAGCTCGCGCTGTTTATTATTCAAGCGTGGACTGCGTGGAATGACGGGATAAGGTTTCGCGATCTGGGCAAAGCCTTCATCGAGCATGCTTTGCTTGCTAAAGATCAGATGAGCGCTATCGAGAAATTCTGCCAGCTCATCCGCTTGCTCAATACCACTTTGCGCAATATCAAAGATCACGCCATCATCAAGCACTTTGCGTCTCGGCCAATTTTTATCACGGGCAATATGCTCACGCACAGTATGCAGCAATGCGGCTATGGCTGTTTCCTGCCCTTTTAACTTTGGCGCATTACGCAGCTTGAACCATTGCTGCTGTAGCTGAACGGTAGCTTGATGATCAAGCAAATAACGACACTCTTCAGCCCACCAGCTCAAGCGCTCAAGCTGACTTAATTCAGCACACAAAAGTGGATAGACTCGGCTTAATAGACCAACATCATTCG is a window from the Cardiobacteriaceae bacterium TAE3-ERU3 genome containing:
- a CDS encoding ribonuclease D, translating into MPTNRAATQTQWHWASDNESFALGRVVFYDSEFVREKSYFPKLALMQWQEAGAAEATLCDPLSAQPPWQALLHHSAPLVMHSGSQDLELIRQETGYLPSSVRDTQIGFALCHPQLTVSFAEMVEYYLDAVVDKSATRSDWLKRPLDAKQLDYAANDVGLLSRVYPLLCAELSQLERLSWWAEECRYLLDHQATVQLQQQWFKLRNAPKLKGQETAIAALLHTVREHIARDKNWPRRKVLDDGVIFDIAQSGIEQADELAEFLDSAHLIFSKQSMLDEGFAQIAKPYPVIPRSPRLNNKQRELFNRLDKRSHEVAEVLGIHVDMLSTQKNLRYFAAGEAGECKIDRGWRRQFFSDLLG